The genomic stretch CTGCCATTCTGTAGGGATTAGAAGTACTGCATAGTAATTATTTAAACTGCTGAACTCATAGACACGGTAAGTGTCCAGTATATCGTAACCTCTGACTTCTTTAAGTAAATTATCGGCTAGTATCGTGTCGCATGCCGTAATTGACCATCTGGTAGGTACAAGTTTTCTGTTTTTTTCAATTCCCATTGTTCCAACAGAAAAAGCCTTCTGTATACTTGAAAAAGGAACTCCTTTACTGTGAAGGTCAATTGTGGCTTCAGCAGCCTTAAAATCAGTGTCATAATACACTTTTTCCAGTTGATGATCCCATTTAACACTTTCAATGTCAAATTTTTCAATTAGCGCACTTGGACCATGTGGAGCAGTTTCATCACTAAATGAGAGACCTCGTGGACGGCTGCCAAATTCGGCCTCGCTTTCAATGGATGTTGATGAAAGAGATATTTCCTGTAATTTCTCAACAAAAGAATTATCAAGATCCTGTATGCCTACTGTCTGTTTTCCCCTGACAAGGCTTAATCTATAACCTATTATATCTTCCTGTGTCTTCTGATTTGGAATCCATGACTCGGGCATGTCCATAATAGATGTATCACCCTGTATTGGGGCAATCATTGGTCCTGCATACACTTTAGGATAGTTCCAGCTTCCAATAAAAATAGATGGTGGCGTACTGCCGTCAAGTTCCCTACCAACGTCCACAGATTTAACATTCAAGTTAGCTGTAAGCTTTTTAAGGTAAGCTTCTTTGCCCTTAATCATGTTCATATATATTCACATTCTTTAATAAAAAAGTAATGAGAGCGGATGAAAAGTAATTTTCACTAAACAATGAATTATTTATAGTGGAATTAAAATAAAAAGAACCTATATGTGATTTATAAATAAAAAAGGGATGTTATGAACAACTCTCCAGATGAAATTCTACAAATTATCAATAAAACTATTTCTTTAAGCAGAGGAAATATATTTCAGCTTAGAAAAGATTTTGAGCATTTATATCTTAAATTAAGGTCAGATAAAGAGTTATATGTTAAAAAACGGGTCTTAGGTACAATAGATGGCCTTAAAATCTGTGCTGAAAAAGTTATTGATGGCCATGTGATACTCTTTTTTCATGGAGGAGGTTTCATAACTGGTTCTACAAATGATCATTTAGATTTATGCGGAAAACTATCAGATTTATCAGGTGTTCCTGTCTTAAGTATTGACTATAGACTCGCCCCTGAGCATAAATTTCCTGCAGCAGTTGAAGATTGTCTTATATCTTATTTGTGGCTTCTTAAACAGGGAATTGATTCATCGAAAATTGTTCTTGCAGGAATATCTACTGGTGGAACCCTTGTTTTATCTACACTTTTATCTTTACGCAATAACGGAGTTAAACTTCCTGCAGCTGCTGTTTGCATGTCTCCAGCAGTAGATATGACATTTCAAGGCCAATCAATGATTACAAACCGGGAAAAAGACTGGTTAACGAAAGAAAGTCTTGATAATTTAAGAAAAATTTACTTGAAAGGTGAAGATCCAAAAAACATGCTGGCTTCTCCAATTTATGCTGATTTAAAGGGATTACCTCCAATCATGCTCCAGGCAGGTAGCCATGAGCTTCTTCTAGATGATATAATTAAATTTCATGGAAAATTAAAGGATTCAGATGTTAAAATAACCTTTGAATTATGGAAAGGAATGTTTCATTGTTTCCAGATGTTTTATTCAAATATTCCAGAGGGACAGGAAGCTCTTGAAAATGCTGGAATATATATAAAGAAGATATTATCAATATAATGGATATATCATGCTTTTTTGAGGTTGAAGAAAATCTTTAATTTTCTGAACCCAAATCCATAAAAATTATAGATTTTTGGATGTTAAAAAATGCTGCGCATTTTCTAAAATTCAAAGAATTTGAGGAAGAACATGAAAACTATTCTGTGTTACGGTGATTCTCTAACATGGGGCTATGACCCTGCAACAGGTAATCGAATTGCCATGGATAAAAGATGGACTCAGGTTTTAAAGCACGATTTAGGTAATGAATACATTATTATTGAAGAAGGTTTGAACGGCAGGACAACTGTCTGGGATGATCCTCTACATGGAGGATACAAAAACGGTAAGAAATATCTAATTCCGTGTCTCGCTTCACATCGGCCTATAGATCTTGTAATACTGTTTTTAGGTACAAATGATCTTAAAATGCGATTTTCTCTTTCTGCAGCTGAAATTGCTCAAGGTATTCGTGTTTTAGTAAATATCATTTTAAAAAGCGAGTCAGGACCCGGTGGCGGTGTTCCAAAATTTTTATTAGTTTCACCCCCACATATTAAAGAATTATCTGATTTTACCGAAGAATTTAAAGATGGGAAGCCCAAATCACGTCAATTAAGTTACCATTATAAGCAAGTTGCAGAAGAATATGGCTGTAACTTTTTAGATTCTTCAAAAGTTGTTGTTACCAGTGATATTGATGGAATTCATCTCGATGCTGGAGAACATGTTAAATTAGGGCATGAAATTTCTAAAATTATTGGAAAAATCTTATAATAATAGTTCACAAGGCAGATAACATGAATATAACAAAAAATAAGTTTCCCAATATTAATACAAAAAGACTTTTTTTACGTGAAATTAATCTAAATGATGCTAGAACTCTATTCCACTACTGGTCAGATGACGAAGTAACACAATATTTGAATATAGACTCTTTCATTAATATCGGACAAGCATTAAATATGATCAGGCTATTAAAAAGCCTTTTTCCCCGAAAAGAAGGTATTCGCTGGGTAATTGTGAGAAAAGAGGATAATGCTGTTATTGGAACATGTGGTTTTAATAGCTGGGTAAAAAAGAGTTCTCGTGGAGAGATAGGATACGAATTGGGGCGTACATATTGGGGAAATGGATATGCAAGTGAAGCACTGTCAGAAATCATTAAATATGGATTTAATGTTATGGAATTAAATAGAATTGAAGCTTTCACAGTTCCAGAAGCCGTTCGCTCAATAAATCTACTTAAAAAGTTTGGTTTTAAAAAGGAAGGGATTCTAAGGGAATATGGGTACTGGAATAATCAGTACTGGGACGAAAATATTTATTCTTTGTTAAAAAAGGACTGGGTTTCTCAAAATAAGGCAGATTAAGTGATTATTATGAATTATAAAGTTAGAAAAACAGATGAAGATGGTTACATCGACGTTTTTAATGGAATTAAACGAAAAACACTCGTTTACGGTGATAATACACTATTAACAGAATTTATACTTAAAAAAGGGAAAATTTTACCTATGCATAGCCATCCTGAAGAACAAACAGGTTATCTTGTTTCTGGCCACATAATACTGATTATTGGAGGTAACAGGCATGAAATGAAGCCAGGTGATAGCTGGGCAATTCCAGGGAATACAGAGCATGGGGCTGAAACACTGGAAGACTCCATTGCCATTGAAATTTTTTCTCCAATTAGAGAAGATTATATTCCAAAATAATTATTATTTTACCTCTTCCTCCCAACATAATAAAAACCATTGGATTTATGGCCATTCATAGTATCATAAACAGTATTTTCAAATATTAATTCATTAAAATCTTTTGTTAATTTTAAAATATGTTCTTTAGTATGATGTCTGAAAACAGCCCCCTCTGGAAGTTCAAAAATGCCGTAAGCCCCATATTTATTTTCATATTTTTTATAACGTTTTAGATTTCTTTCATCTTGATTTAATAAATAATCATTGACATATAAAATTCCATCTTCTTTTAGAACTCTGGAGATCTCAGAAATTAGATTTTTCTGCTCTTTATCCTTATAACTGGAAGTTAAGACTGCAAGAAGAATTACAGCATCAAATTCATTATCTGGAAAAGGTATGGTATTTCCATCATTCTTAATTAGGTTTAAATGAGGATGAAGTCTTAATCCTCTGTTTATCATACCTTGTGAATAATCTATACCTGTTAAATTCTTGAATCCTTGATTATAAAGTTCATTTAATGTTCTTCCATAGCCACAACCTACATCCAGGATTTTCATTTCCTTTGAAACATACTTTTTAAACTCTTCCATCTGAAAAGGCGTTGGAAATTCCTTTTCTTCAGCTACTTTATTCCAGTATTCTTTTTGATCGGGAATTTTCATTTATTTTCCTCAAGTTTTAATTAGATTAATATTTTATATCATCAGATATGAGTATTATGAAAAAAGCATTACTTGTAATCGATGTACAGAATGAGTATTTTACTGGTAAATTACCAGTTACCTATCCAGAAAACAGTTTTCAAAATATTCTTAAAGCGATAGATTCAGCAAATAAAATGGAAATTCCTGTAATTTTGGTTCAACATTCGAATCTTGATAAAGAGGCAGCTACTTTTAAAATAGGTACTGATGAACATGATATCCATGAAGGAGTGCTTAAAAGAGATTTTGATAAAATTATAGAGAAAAATTTACCCGGAAGCTTCACAGGAACGGAACTAAAGTCTTTTTTGGATGTAAATAACATAGATACAGTTGTAATTTGCGGATATATGACACAGATGTGCTGTGATACAACATCAAGACAGGCGATGCATCTGGGCTTTAATGTTGAATTTTTAAGTGATGCCACTGGAACACTTGATATATCTAACTCTGCTGGGGAAATAAGTGCTCAAAACTTGCATAAAGCAATTTTAATCACACAAACTATGAGATTCAGCAAAGTTATGAAAACTGACGAATGGATTGGAAAAATAGAACCCTGAAAAAATTGAAATTTTTTGACAGCCTCAAACACTGTCAAAATTCATAGGATTTTGACGTGCTGAATCGAAGTTAGAAAAATACTTTGTATTTTTCTATAAAAAAAATCTTCGATTTTTTAAGATTCGCACACAAAAAATGTTTTGGGCATGAGAAACCATGTTTCTCGGCTGCAAAACTTTCAGTTTTTGCAAGCATGTGAAAATTTCAATTTTTACGGTTACGAAATTAAACATGCAAATCTTCGATTTGCTGCATCGAAATCAAAGATTTCGAATTTTATCACATCATCTTTCATTTTCTCACACAAGAATATGATAGAAAAGAGAAAAATTAGATGAAAATAAATTAAATTAATAATATAAAATTCTTAAGCAAATTCAATTGTACTTGGTGGTTTATCACTAACTGAAAGTGATACATGGGTTACTTCTGGAACTTCCGCCGTAATTCTGGCTGAAATTGTTCTAATCATTTCCCATGGAAGTTCAGGCAC from Methanobacterium sp. encodes the following:
- a CDS encoding alpha/beta hydrolase; the protein is MNNSPDEILQIINKTISLSRGNIFQLRKDFEHLYLKLRSDKELYVKKRVLGTIDGLKICAEKVIDGHVILFFHGGGFITGSTNDHLDLCGKLSDLSGVPVLSIDYRLAPEHKFPAAVEDCLISYLWLLKQGIDSSKIVLAGISTGGTLVLSTLLSLRNNGVKLPAAAVCMSPAVDMTFQGQSMITNREKDWLTKESLDNLRKIYLKGEDPKNMLASPIYADLKGLPPIMLQAGSHELLLDDIIKFHGKLKDSDVKITFELWKGMFHCFQMFYSNIPEGQEALENAGIYIKKILSI
- a CDS encoding SGNH/GDSL hydrolase family protein; its protein translation is MKTILCYGDSLTWGYDPATGNRIAMDKRWTQVLKHDLGNEYIIIEEGLNGRTTVWDDPLHGGYKNGKKYLIPCLASHRPIDLVILFLGTNDLKMRFSLSAAEIAQGIRVLVNIILKSESGPGGGVPKFLLVSPPHIKELSDFTEEFKDGKPKSRQLSYHYKQVAEEYGCNFLDSSKVVVTSDIDGIHLDAGEHVKLGHEISKIIGKIL
- a CDS encoding GNAT family protein, which gives rise to MNITKNKFPNINTKRLFLREINLNDARTLFHYWSDDEVTQYLNIDSFINIGQALNMIRLLKSLFPRKEGIRWVIVRKEDNAVIGTCGFNSWVKKSSRGEIGYELGRTYWGNGYASEALSEIIKYGFNVMELNRIEAFTVPEAVRSINLLKKFGFKKEGILREYGYWNNQYWDENIYSLLKKDWVSQNKAD
- a CDS encoding cupin domain-containing protein produces the protein MNYKVRKTDEDGYIDVFNGIKRKTLVYGDNTLLTEFILKKGKILPMHSHPEEQTGYLVSGHIILIIGGNRHEMKPGDSWAIPGNTEHGAETLEDSIAIEIFSPIREDYIPK
- a CDS encoding methyltransferase domain-containing protein; translated protein: MKIPDQKEYWNKVAEEKEFPTPFQMEEFKKYVSKEMKILDVGCGYGRTLNELYNQGFKNLTGIDYSQGMINRGLRLHPHLNLIKNDGNTIPFPDNEFDAVILLAVLTSSYKDKEQKNLISEISRVLKEDGILYVNDYLLNQDERNLKRYKKYENKYGAYGIFELPEGAVFRHHTKEHILKLTKDFNELIFENTVYDTMNGHKSNGFYYVGRKR
- a CDS encoding cysteine hydrolase family protein, producing the protein MKKALLVIDVQNEYFTGKLPVTYPENSFQNILKAIDSANKMEIPVILVQHSNLDKEAATFKIGTDEHDIHEGVLKRDFDKIIEKNLPGSFTGTELKSFLDVNNIDTVVICGYMTQMCCDTTSRQAMHLGFNVEFLSDATGTLDISNSAGEISAQNLHKAILITQTMRFSKVMKTDEWIGKIEP